One Vicugna pacos chromosome 31, VicPac4, whole genome shotgun sequence genomic region harbors:
- the HPGD gene encoding 15-hydroxyprostaglandin dehydrogenase [NAD(+)] has product MHVNGKVALVTGAAQGIGRASVEALLLKGAKVALVDWNLEAGVKCKAALDEKFEPQKTLFIQCDVADQEQLRDTFRKVVDHFGKLDILVNNAGVNNEKNWEKTLQINLVSVISGTYLGLDYMSKQNGGEGGIIINMSSLAGLMPVAQQPVYCASKHGIIGFTRSAAMAANLMNSGVRLNVICPGFVNTPILKSIEKEENMGQYIEYTGHIKDMMKFYGILDPSMIASGLITLIEDDALNGAIMKITASKGIHFQDYDTTPFHTKTQ; this is encoded by the exons ATGCACGTGAACGGCAAAGTGGCGCTGGTGACCGGCGCGGCGCAGGGCATCGGCCGGGCCTCGGTGGAGGCGCTGCTGCTCAAGGGCGCCAAG GTAGCGCTTGTCGATTGGAACCTTGAAGCAGGTGTGAAGTGTAAGGCCGCCCTGGATGAGAAGTTTGAACCTCAGAAGACTCTCTTCATCCAGTGCGATGTGGCCGACCAGGAGCAGCTGAGAG atactTTCAGGAAAGTTGTAGACCactttggaaagctggacattttGGTCAATAATGCTGGAGTGAATAATgagaaaaactgggaaaaaaCACTGCAGATTAATTTG GTTTCTGTTATCAGTGGAACCTACCTGGGTCTGGATTACATGAGCAAGCAGAACGGCGGTGAAGGCGGCATAATCATCAACATGTCCTCTTTAGCAG GGCTCATGCCTGTGGCCCAGCAGCCTGTTTACTGTGCTTCGAAACACGGCATAATCGGATTCACACGCTCGGCGGCG ATGGCCGCTAATCTCATGAACAGTGGTGTGAGGCTGAACGTCATTTGCCCGGGCTTTGTTAACACCCCTATCCTCAAGTCCAtcgaaaaagaagaaaacatggggcaatatatagaatatacaggTCACATCAAGGATATGATGAAATTCTATGGAATTCTGGA cCCATCAATGATTGCCAGTGGATTAATAACACTCATTGAAGACGATGCTTTGAATGGCGCTATTATGAAGATCACAGCTTCCAAGGGAATTCATTTTCAAGATTATGATACAACCCCATTTCACACGAAAACTCAGTGA